Part of the Grus americana isolate bGruAme1 chromosome 12, bGruAme1.mat, whole genome shotgun sequence genome is shown below.
ATACTGCAGTTCAGGAAAATAAGTTTCTCTGCAAAAACCCTTCAGTATTGTATATCAAAAGGGAATAGATTAATTAGCTTCAAATGAGAGTATTCCTCAGTCACTTCAGGGAGCCCTGCTGTATGGTTCTGGTAAGCGGCACTCTGTAGTACTCTGCAAGAGGAGAGGTGGGTCTCAAATTTAGTTTTTCGTCTGTGTATTGTTAAAGATTATGTCTATTTCCAGACACAATAAGACTTGTGGAATACCTGTATTAAGGGATGGGGGGAGATGTTGATACTGCTTCTGGTGGCTactgtaaagaattttttttaagtgataagGCTTAGCTCAATGTAGTTTCTGCAGTAGTGTCTAATCAGCTTGTCTGTGTCCACTTAATAGTAAAAGATGCTAGTCAAAGAGTCTCTTCCAGCAGTATTCACATCCATGAAAATCAGGGTGACTAGAAGAACTCCTAATACCTTCACAGTGTAATGCAACTTTATATATGTTATGTGAAGTGAGGTTAGTTCTTCTGAGGTAAGTGTTCTGAATAGATTCCGGTTTGATCTGCAAGGTGGTTCTTGTCAGAGTTTCACCAGACTGAAGTGTGGTATAGCTTTCACATGACATTTTTATGGTGCTTTCACCATTGAAAGGGTTAGATTTACTACAACAGCTCTTTACTCTTCAGCAGTGTGAGTCTCTCacagcagcctggctgtggATCTTTTGCCTGCATCAGGGGATGAGTCTTTTCTACTAACAATTTTTTTAGATGTACCCCACATCTGTCACTCCTGCTTTCATGGTTATGAAGATCATTCATCTTGAGCAATTCGTGATGGAGATGAATAATTGCTACTAAACCATGAATATGAATTAGTTGCCACTATTACTTTTTtacattgtttaaaaatttctttacaaTTGGCTTCAAAGTAGTGATTTTTGTGTGCTTTGAGTACTGAATGGAAGTGGATAAAAAAGAGCAACAATTgtagatgatttttttgtttctgttgagGGTTCAATAGGACAAGACTTTCTGACATTTTTGCACTGAATAGAAGAAACTGATTTCCAATAAAAGCagtgaatttaaagaaaaaaaaatcccattgatATAGTCTGTATAAATGACTAGGAACTTGACTCTTGCAGAAATGGTGTAACAAAGAATTGTTTGGAGTATTGAATGTGCTTTTTTGATTAGTGTACTCAGGTTGAGCCTTAGGTACATGCTATGGTTACAGCAAGGAGACTCAGTAGTcctaaatataataaaaagatcAATGAAGTGGTAAACAGAAAATGTGGGGACAATTTTCTATGATTCTCAGCAGTCTGAAAAGTCCCATATTTGTGCATCAGAAATGCATCACGCTATACGCAGTGTTCCATGAGAGTAATCAACATGGAAAATCATAATTGCATGTGAAATCATATGCTTCAGTAAATGAAGAGTGACTGTTCCATATTAAACATTTCTATCTCCTCATTGGTACTATTGGCTGTGTTTAGGCTGtgtataaaatgaaacaatgaCATTGAGGATATTGTATATTGGTGCTTATATTAGCAAGCTAATGCTGCATACAAATTAGGTTAAAGTCATCCTTTAAGCTCATTACTcatttaactgaaataaaaccccacaacatTTGCATGtgaataaataacttttttcaaaatcactTACCTGTTCAGATGGCTGTGtagcatacattttttttttctaaaacatatCTCTGCTTTAGGCAGCTTGACAGTTTGCAGAACTGCTGATTTTAGGGCATCTGCATTTACTTTAggtttctacatttttttaagacaCTGTTCCTAGTCTATTCAAAGAGCCTCTTTCCTTATAGAAGGAATGGAAATGTCTAAGGAAGATGTGTGTCACTGTGCTTTACTTCAAGTGTGCAGATATTTGGTGAACCTATGGGATCATCCTGTTACCTAATTAATACATGTTTAATGGATTATTGGGAAGCTCTAACTTAAGGACTCAGACCAAACTGTTTTGAGAAGTGTATTTTGATGTCTGGAGGTATCTATTACCTGGTCTGCACAATTAAGTGGTGTTTGTCTTGCACACTGAACTGTGATTTGTAATAGCATAAACTTGATTTTAACTTCATGAATTAGAAGACTATGGGGCTTTGTAACAGTCTTGGGAGGgggagctgattttttttttttgactctgtgtgcagctttttttctggCCCCTCGGATGTATTTATCACATCTGTACTGTTCATTCTGAGCTGCATCATAGTGACAGGGAACCCATTGTGATGAGCTTTGATTCCACACCGTTGTGCGTAAAACATCTGTAGTTGCTGTACTCTGTGGTCTTCCAGTTCCAACAGTAGCGGAGAAGACAGCAAAAGTAGTATGTAACGGGGAAAACTGGAATTGTCTTCATctcccttgttttccttctcccaggAAGTGTTTTCCAATTTGTCCTGGATGGCATTAGATTTTAATAGATATCCTGGAAAACATGATCCCTGTCAtcttaagaaataatttcacatttaaCTACCCGAGCAAAGTTTCTCTGTGGGacagaatgtgtgtgtgtattacTCTACAGAACAGGTACATCCTAAGGCAGGCAGGCTTTCCTCGCTTAGCAGCAGGAGTGCAGAGAGACCAGACCCTTCAACGGCCAATACCCGTGTGAAATGCAATCTTTTCCCTATATAGCACTTCAGAAAATGGGGTTTTACCTTCCTTACAAATGCTAACAAAATAATCTCTAGGTTTAAACTGTCTTAATAACTAAATATATGTGGTAATAATTGAAAAAGGCCTTTTTAGGGtaacagcaggagcagcaggcaaAGTGCAATACAGCATCTGGCAAAGCAATCTTCGGGGGTTGGTTAGAGGTAAAAAACCCAGCTTAAACCTGCTGTTAAACTCCTATGAATGACTTGGGGAtttccaaaagtatttttatccATAATATCATTTTGAACCACCttcattaaaatgcttttgtccAAAGCATCTCATACGCTCTGAttttggaaagactgaaggaatGAGCTAAACTAGAATTCAGTTGTAGGCTTCCAACAATTTTTACTTCTTCAGTCCTGATCCTGTTCATTAAAGCTGGATTAAAATTTTAGCTAAGAAGTGATCTTTTTAATATATCAGGTGTCCAGCTCTGAGGCACTTCAGATCATTTTTTTTGGCTAGTCTCTGTTAACAAGATGTCTCCTTTCAAGCTCTCTTTACAAGAGTAATTTCTtcaaatgaatggaaaaaaagtttttacagGGTTTGGCCACCTCCTTATTGTAAAAAAAGGTAgtcctgctctgggcagcaATCTGCTGTCATGTTTGTTCTAATCCATAAGTATGAAGTTAAGATCAATAATATTTTTACGCATAACCACATACCTATTATTGCTCTTGGTTTTATTGCAGTAATGCTGCTACTTGGCACCCATCTAGTGTGGAACTATGTGGTACTGATACTGCTTTGTAGCATTAATTCAAGTGAGTATTGCAAGGAGAAAAGTATTTTCGTATAGAAGCATCAAGTACTTTTACTAGCATGAAGTTTACAATGTTGTTGACTTAGTAATGattgaaaaatattacaaagagTTATTTACTCTAGATTGATCAGTCCTGACActtaaatacagcaaaatgatgttttttcccccagccaTAGTTCCTGTTTCCATCTTTGTATGACAAACAAATGCTGCTTGTTTCATTCCTGGCAGTGtatcttgctttcattttacctTTGATTATAGATTCTTctatttttccccactttgacttttttttttccccagtgtacAGTTAAAGGTGTTCCTATAACCTGTTGAGATTTGATGTATTTGCTTACTACAGCAGGTGGCTCAAAATAGTTAGCAAAGGTTTTTGGCTGATAACTTGCACTCACACCAGAAGCTAAATTTGGTCATCTGACATGTGTAAAGGATCAGCCCACACATGAAGCTTGCATTTGATCCTTTATGCATTGAGAAACCAGACTTCAGAGACTAGCTTTTCAGATCTTGGTGAAAGGCTCAGTTGCAGCGAGTGTCACTGTAAATTGCTTCTGCAGTATCTAGATGAGGAAGTTGttctatcttaaaaaaaaaaaaagggggggggggggagggcagggaggcaaaaacatttttccgGGGTGCGTGTATGTGTGAGCTCTTAGATATCAATGTGATTCACAAGTATGTGATGCAGCTCAGCTTATATTGATCAGAGGTGCCCGTTAAACCTCTATTTATGGCTTGTGTCTCCTTAAGCTCTCAGGTGAGAGAGTAATGTGTAGGACAGCCACAGTCATATTTTCAGATCTTACCAAACTGTTTGTTGGATACCTCATTTCATTAACATCTTGTTGAAATCAttacaaaaatctttaaaattttctgttcttctgtcttGATTACTGGTGGGGGACTGTGCCATAACTGTTAGTGTGAACTCTGCTGGTTCCATTTCTGTTATATGTTGGTTTCAGATTGTCTATTTTGACATACATTCAATTCTCCCTGCTCTGATGCTGCTTTTTCCCAAGGGAGTTTTGTATGGCATGGAAGAGATGAGTTGTGCCCCAGGTCAAACAGAGAATTTATACACCTGGGGCTCCTGGTGCTGCTAGCTGAAGGATCATCCAAAAGACTGAAGTTGCTCAATACCTTAGTTTTTGGTTAGGCTGTGATCTCACTTCTCTTCACAAGGAACTGTAAAACCATGAAATGGCTTTCAGTAAACTCCATCACTGAAAGCTATTAAAGTTGTGAATGTCTAAGTTTCtcatggagagagaaaaaaggcaagcaaatAGGAAtataggatttctttttttttttttaactcggGGTGGAGTGGTTGATTGCCAGCGGAGTCCCACTGTGATACGTACTTTTGGTTTAATGAAAAAGAGATGTAGTGAGGCAACAAGGTTTACTGATGTCACATTTTTTGGAGTAGTGTAAATGAAAGGTGATTGAGAAGTCCCAGAGCCATAAATCACTAGGGTTTGGGAGAATGCTCCGGTACCTCTGTATTCAGGgatgttttgctcttttctaCACAGCTGCTGTAGGTCACTTTCTGAAACAAGATGTAGGGATGGATGCATGTTTGGTTGTATCTGATAAGGCCTCCTTTCGCcactttctgtgtttcagttggGGTCTGGTCTTTAACTAAAACAAAGGCTGAAAGTTTTGCTTGCATACATAAGAGAAATACATCTATAGATGTAACAGAGTTTTCCTGTAACCTGTACCTTATAGGTGAAGAGTAGGGCTTTTTATCTTGACAATTTCCACCTGATTGGattctttaatttaaatttcacagCTTTAGTTCTTTACTCACTGTGGTTCATGAAGCAATTTGAAGTAATGTAATTGAATACAACAGAAGGACTTCTAAGCTTAACCTTGCTGGCCATCAGTAGTCACAATTCCTAATGACTATAAATGCCTTCATAATGAAAGATAATCAGTATGAAAATgtcattgcatttaattaattaTGGATATTTTATGGTAATGAGCTAATCGTTATGAGCTTTCAGGTTTTGCACCACCAACTCAGcatgttttagaaaaaagtGAAGTGGCACCCAGCAAATTTAACATGAAACTGGAAGATACATATGAACTTCTCTTAAGCTTCTTCAGGCCAGTGAGTAAGTGTCACTTCATCACTGCAGCATggtttctctcttccctttccccttcttttgcCTCACTTCCAGTCCACCCTCCCACCCCTACCTCTCAGCATTTAGTGCACTTAAAACCCTCAGTCTGATACTGTAAAACTCACTAGATCTCTTCAAAATGGTATTGTAAAATGCCCCTTTGGAACAATCATAAATTTGCTTCCACTGCCTTACTACCCTACTATAAACCCCTTCGTCATCAGTGATGGGATTGTGCTAGAAATGCTGGACAGTTTGGTGTTGGATCCACCTTGCCTAGCGTTGTTGTATCTGACCTGAACTAGTTTTCTAGTCTTCCCATGTATGCATAGGAAGAAAAGGGCAATTTGGCACATCCTAAGTGAGAGAAGGATTTTGCCCCACAGTAGCGTGTCTCCCACTGCTACTGGCTGAGGAAGACTCCAGGGCCTTTAGCATAGACTGAACCCCTCACCTTTTGGACTGCTGAAGTTGATGATGCTTTGCAGCTGCTGTGAAAGTGTCACATAAGGGATGTGATACCAAGTTTGACAGGAATTGAGAGACGTGTGCTATTTATAACTATCCGATATGCTTAAGCCCTTCCCACCGAGGATCTCATGATTATCAATAAATCTGTTATTAAATggcaaatttaaaaatttgcttaaatattttgttcaaaacCAAGATTGGATATCTTGGGGGTTTGTTCCTATCGGCTGATTTTCAGCTGCATGTAGAAATATGCAATTAGTGCCAGAGATGATTAGTTGCAATATATTCTATGCTGGgcccttcaaaaaaaaaattgtcttaaatttctgttttctttttttaattagaaacagTCCAGTCAGAAATTTAGTTTGTCTTTCCCACTTACTTGACAAACCTAAGTACAAAGAAGGGGTACAATGGTGCTTagattcactttttttaaaatgtttcttactgaaacaaagcaaattatttaagatcttatatgacatgattttagcttttctgttaattttaatataaagatTTATTCGGTTTTGGGAGAGAACATACATGAAGGTCAATGATACTGTTCTCTGGCAGACTTACCCTATCAAATCATATTAGAGACACCAAAATGACAACTTCCCTCTACTTAACATTGCTCCTAGAATAAAGAACTTACatgttacttcttttttttaaagcatgccGTCACAAAGACGAAAAAACTTTAATTCCTTGCCATGTAGGAGAGAGCCTTAACACAACTGAAtgcttggaaaataaatgttgtcCTTCCAAAGCCAGCCATGAACTGAAATGTTACATGCCGTTTAAAGACAGTAAGTATGCTTGTGTAGATTACTGCCTCATGCTCCATGCCAAATGCTGCTTCTGGTCAGACAATgtgattttcatttctgtttcttcctttttagttTTTAGCTGGgacattggggaaaaaaaaatctttaggaAAGTAGTGCAACTCTAGAACAAATCATCAGaaaggtggtggagtcaccatccttggaggttttcaagacttGGCTAGACAAAGACACAACACCTCATGTTGGTTGTAGCCTTGCTTCAGGAAGAAGGTTGGTCTACATCATGTGCAGAAGTCTCTTACAACCaaaatttctgtgattctgtgttctCAAATTCTAGTCTTAACacaatattttactgttttttctttgagcATAGACTTGGTGTgcatgactttatttttttttctctctcatatgAAGGAACGAAGCAAACTATTTTTGTGCGTCATACATTTGCACATAACTCTGTGGTAATCTCTGCTTtagtgaatcatagaatcatagaatggtttgggttggaagggacctcgaagatcatctagttccaaccccttgccatgggcagggacaccctccactagagcacgttgcccaaagcctcatccaacctggccttaaacacttccagggatggggcagccacagcttctctgggcaacctgttccagtgcctcaccaccctcacagtaaagaatttctttctaacatctaatctaagttgaccttccttcagcttaaacccgtcaccccttgtcctgtcactacactccctgataaacagtccctcaccatctttcctgtagggcccttcaggtgctggaaggccacaattagatctccccggggccgccttttctccaggctgaacaaccccaactctctcagcctgtcctcataggagaggtgctccagccctctgatcagctttgtggcctcctctggactctcctccaacagctcaatgtctctcctgtactggggcccccagagctggacgcagtactccaggcggggtctcacaagagcggagtagaggggcaggatcacctccctcagcctgctggtcacgcctcttttgatgcagcccaggacacggttggctttctgggctgcaagtgcacactgccagctcatgttgagcttctcatcaatcaatacccccaagtccttctcctcggggctgctttcaatccattcctcgcccagcctgtagttgtgaaAGGGTTGAATCAAATCTAAATTTTTGTcataacttttttcctgtttgtacaGCTTTGTAGAAACGGTTGTTGCTTTTCACAGTGAAGTTGCTTCAACAAACTGAAGAATGCAAAAAAGTTAAAGACTTTTTGTTAGACACAGAATCACTGAGTTGGGAAGAGACCACTGAAGAACATACAGTCCAATtctccctgctcaagcagggtcagctataACATtcccagggctgtgtccagtcaggttttgaatatgtCCGAGGAcagagactccacaatctctctgggcagcccatCCCAGTGTTTATTGTTTGaatcctcacagtaaaaaattaaaaaaaaaaaaaccttacgTTCAGGTGGAATTTTGTGTCTTAGTGTCCTTTGCCTCATGCCCTGATACTAGACATGTATCTCATGGTTTTCTGTCAAGAACAATGTCAAGATATTAGAGTGATAGTTCAACATTCATCATAGACTTAAATAGGAACAGAGGCAAATATTACCACATTTTTTCTAACACAGGAATTCCTGTTATATTGTATCCATTTTTTCACCAACAGTTAAGCAGGAAGAATTCTCAGGCACAAGCAGTCATGCCAAACATGGATGTTAATTTAGTAAAAAGAAACCATAATATAGAACTTAATGGTTTAGGTCTTTCTGATATAATTCAGCATACCTCCATTGATTTCAGAGATGATATCCAGTTTTCAGGAAGAGCTGACTTAATACGGATATGAAACCCCAAGGGAATACTTGTAAGCTAACATGAATTCACTGCCTGCTTGTTTGTGCTTGTTCAGAAGCGAGCAGAGGTCAGGATCAAACTTGGCAATTTTTCTTGTAGTTGAGCAGCTCCACATTCCAGTGCTAGGGCAGCTGTAATTACTCCTAGCTAGATAACTTTTAATAGAGGAAAGTACCACTCAGTGCGAGACCATCAGAATCTGTTTGTTAGTTAGGGGCatactgcagaaatgaaatgttttaataatatCCATTTCCCACTTGGGCCTTTATGTTATGTATAAAAGACACTTCACTATAGCAAGAGGGAAAGCTGTACAGTGAAAATTATAGCTCTTTTGCTCATTTTTAGGACATACTCAagcaaatgttaaaattaaatatgcttATTCAGCTGTGACTGTTGGATTCCTCATTCCAGTTACGTTTTTATTGTTTGGACAATATCAAGGGATGACtattttacagaattatttGTTCCTAGATTAATTAGCTACTTGAATGCTCCTGGATGTACAACATATgtccaaagaaaatacaaacagttACTGCCCTGGGAGCACATGGTGTTTGCCTTGTAGCAATCTGTTGACAAAATAGAAGCACTTAGCAGATATTAGACTCATGGTACTTGCGTTTCTGTAAGATGGTCACAGGCTGCATACTCGAATGGTTCTTATCTGGGAGCTTTTGCTTAAATTTCACTAAGAATAAAATAAGGCTTtaagaaaatgcagcaaaagtTATGAACTGAAATCGATAAATAGCATTCATTTGCATGATTTTGTCTCCATTCTTAAAGAAGCTTCTAAAggactttgaatttttttaattaatttttttgtaattcttatttatttccccCATGCCCTGGGCTCACTCAATCTCTAGTTGCTTCTGAAACTAACCAAATGCTTGGACTATTCAAACTCAAGGCAAATTTGAGTCTTAATCTTTCTCATCTGAGCTCATTTCTAACACCTACTTTTTTCCATTGTGTTGCTGGCTGAGATACATACAAGTCTGTCTTAGAGGCTAATCTGTCATCTATACTTCAATATATATCGCAGAATGATTCATAACTAATGCAAACTTGTGCTGACTCTACAGATATGCAACTGACATTTCGACTGCTTGTGCTCACGGCAGGAGGATTTTTGATTTTGGGGTGTCTACCGTTCTGTTGTTGTGCCTGTTTGCAGAGAAGGTAAGCGTTAGAGCATGACCAGGCCAAATTTAACTTGAGTTTGGCTCTGCAGGAGGTGGATCCTCTCCTGGGCTGATATGCTGAGGTATGGAAGACCAGGCTTTTGCTCCCTTGATTCTCCAGTTATCTTCCCCCACtttctgcccctgctccccaccaaAGGCTAGTATATCCGCATATGTTAAAGGAACTTGGTTTCCACTCTTCTCCTCTTTGGCAGGAAGGCAACACCAATAACTGGCAGTTGTGAGCAAAAGAGATGGCCAATGATAGTTAAGAGCAAACCAAGCTATCAGGCAGCCTTCAACACTGCACACAGTCCATCCCCATCAACCCAGAATAGGTTCTTAGGACACAGTGTCCTGAGCGCAAAGAAAACCCAGAACATcagtaaaaaacaaaagggaagttTTGAGGAAAAGTTAATTTCACTTTGTAACATAAGtttaaacagaaacaagtgAGAGAACTTCTGCCACTTGCCCAGCTCTCAAAAGTCACAGGGAGAAGGGAGACAAAAATGGTTCTTTTACTGCTGCCTTCAAAGGCGCTTCTACAAAAGGGTGATGGTGCCTATGGTAAACAATTGACTGCTGCGCAGGAAATGACATGTGCAAGCAGGAATGAGTTACCTGAAAGATaatagggaagaaaataatgagaaaaagcagtttGTAAAGAGCAACAAGtagaaatgtgtgtgtgtaggaTAGACCTAGAGTTATGCGGTAagacacagaaggaaagaacaaagtAGTAGACCTGAACAGAGTAAGAGAGACGGACTGGGGAATGCTtgggagaaaagcaaattaattatttctgatgCTTGTAGGGTGtggtgcatttttttcaatgtataGGGCACACTACAACCTGTGAGTGCTATGTAAGCAGTTTAGTGTTTGATATTGTGAAGAGTTTCGGCATGTGTATATGCTCTTATAATGGCAAAATATAAGTGCCACAACATCAAAATTATTGAACTAAGACAGAATGTATTAACATaactgtgctttatttttctaaggtGGAAGTTCATATTGAATGGCTGATGCTGTGGCTTGGTTAATATGACAGAATTGTCTTTTTTGTgaagggtattttttttccccccaagtgTTAAACTTTTGCTTTACTAAGATATTAGTAGTCTGTGTGGGATCATGTACAtgcacgtacacacacacatagacTTTACTAATGCGGCTGCTTAGCAGATGGCCGTTTGCTATGAAGTTCCACATTTAGACAAAACCTGCTGTGAAAATCTCCACATTACATCTTACACTGTGCTCAACAGCTGATGTTCAGCATACAGATAGCTGCACTGAGTCATCAGTGACTCTGAAAACAGGAGGCAAAGAATTAACATGAAATTATCAtaaattttctggaaaatgaattAATATGTGTTCATTTTGAGAGAATTCACATTAATGTTTAAATgatcatttctgtgttttttcataGCCAGTGAAACTAGGAATATTGCTGTTCTGCTCTGActtgggttttgctttgttttttaatgcagtgaTTAACCAGATGCTAAATGGTTTTAATTTCCAACATCATATATTTGAGTTCTAGGAAAGGAGCAATCCTATAACATTGCAACTTTGAGTTTTACCAGTTTTAGAGACATTTGATAGAGGATATGGCTTTGAAAAGCATTCCTTTAATGAGCCTAAACCCTTCTCTCTGGatggaaatgcttttgttttcaacGTTGTATGGTCATTGTTGAGAAGGTCCTACGTACAATGCCAAAACTCTACTGCAATGGACCTGCACAAAAGTAAAAACTGTTCTCTAGAGTTATCAAAAAGTAAGAGGGCTTTTGCTGATGTAATTTGGGATAATTGATTAGTTTCACTGTGCTGCTTCTAGAGCAAATTCCAAGGTTTCCCATAGGAGTCtctatttatattaaaaaaaaaaaaaagagagagagacacagacACCAAACCTGGGTGACTGGCCCTGGAAAGCTTTTGCAGGCACTTGTGCTGCGTAGCTAGCAGTGGCAGTTTGTCAAGAGGTGCCCAGGACTACAACAGCAGGGGTAATTCCATAACATGCCCACACTAAGAACATGTAGGAGCATGGAATTCCTGTAAAATTGATAGAGGGAGCCAAGTACTCCTCCCCTTGCCACACTTGATCAGCACTGGTAATTTCCCGAGTCAGTGGGGCTTTGTTACTCCACATCCCCACTGATGAACTGGGTATTTGCCTCCTTCCAATGGTAGTTTTCATGCAGCAAGCAGAATCTACATGTGCCCGTTCCCTGGTAATCGATAGTTTCTCGTGTGCAATCAACATAACATGTCTCTTCTTGAGCTGCGCACTCTGATGCTTTTGCTGTCCATAACTGTGCTATCCTATCTTatttctcttggttttgttAGTCTTCACTAACAACCACATGCAATGATGGGTAGATGAAGACACTAAAATCTAGGAAAACGCAGGTGCACTTAACTAGtgctgtatttaaataatactgtgtaaattttaaaaatacagcaagaatTAGGAaagtcttcatttctttctgctgaatTCCTAGTACAGGTGTGGAAAGCAGGCAGTAGAATTTGGTTGGCTAGTTACTGGGGAAATTTCTGGTGATGGTTGCGTTATATGAATCAGAAGGTGAGCtgaaattcatgaaaaaaatgtaagaaatggGGAAAGCTtattgaaatgctttttctaGCCTTAATCTGTCTATGTTCTAGTGATGAAATCTTGTGATGGCTCCTGAAATCAACTGTagctttgcaggtttttttcactgGAGCTAGGATTTCACAGCTAAAGTCTAGGTCATCTTCTCCAAGTTCCTTCTTTGGAAGTCAACCAATTTCAGCTGTTGTTTTAATACATTGCAGTCAATGCGTCAATCCTCTGCGAAGGGCCAACAATGAAGTAAAGCAAATTGTGTGGAAGAAAAGAGCACATAGCGAAGACGTTTATGGCCGTTTACCAAATTGACTTAAG
Proteins encoded:
- the FMR1NB gene encoding FMR1 neighbor protein — encoded protein: MLLLGTHLVWNYVVLILLCSINSSFAPPTQHVLEKSEVAPSKFNMKLEDTYELLLSFFRPVTCRHKDEKTLIPCHVGESLNTTECLENKCCPSKASHELKCYMPFKDNMQLTFRLLVLTAGGFLILGCLPFCCCACLQRSQCVNPLRRANNEVKQIVWKKRAHSEDVYGRLPN